The following are encoded in a window of Candidatus Bathyarchaeia archaeon genomic DNA:
- the rpmC gene encoding 50S ribosomal protein L29: MAILRMKEIRAMSSEKLNAKLSELRVELMKLKTMVKAGGRVENPGRIRAIKKTLARILTVMNEEKSVRHSAKRRRLKE; encoded by the coding sequence GTGGCTATCCTTAGAATGAAAGAGATACGGGCTATGAGTTCAGAAAAGCTGAATGCAAAGCTTTCAGAGTTGAGGGTTGAGTTGATGAAGTTGAAGACAATGGTGAAGGCTGGGGGTAGAGTGGAGAACCCAGGTCGAATAAGAGCTATCAAGAAGACGTTGGCTCGCATATTGACGGTGATGAACGAGGAGAAATCAGTGAGGCATTCCGCGAAGAGGAGGCGTCTCAAGGAGTGA